In Salvelinus alpinus chromosome 30, SLU_Salpinus.1, whole genome shotgun sequence, a single genomic region encodes these proteins:
- the LOC139559662 gene encoding zinc finger CCCH domain-containing protein 13-like isoform X1, translated as MGSMTMPAPPQLACGPGFAVRSQSLHSVGGGSNGGGEEEVGSPTSRKQPPPKPRRDPATKLSISSETVDHSPTLVCRGCRANPDAPQGCGEDCKRVPPPKPRRNPNTQLSTSFDDSCIRKHIGSKSHSPSAERECNPSPPSDESPSHHSDSDEPVYIEMGASVGGGGHTEAPKSEDEEPGESVYEEMKYPLLDDMDYCWDPPGCRSACPTPALLDPEPLNRCSTPRNIPLCDIPAPFPNLLTHRPPLLVFPPAPAQCSPNSDESPLTPLDPLTKLSMMDNPCAYNKSPTSSSEPPLAHLRRELTATPTLTVSGRSSAPPLPCTLYKSSASSAHGYQRSHSACPSPVSMGRCLTPLSLMRTPPFDAPMPFPDSASTTPHGKGSPPQDCVAGGRLHGSMQNVSTGRSRTPTSPLDELTNLFTAGRNMMKKNTGGRKSKEPRETESKSKSHSESKRDGKERHSHKESKRERKDRSKESSSHLRNTKDRSCSSVEPLPRRYSRDRGCNSVEPLPRRYSRDRGCNSVEPLPMKMDSKGRGCKSVELPPVRRDSKDRSVHGMEPLLQLDNKDSPRNDVESRHDSKDSPRNGVESRHDSKDSPRNGAESRNDSKDSPRNGVESRHDSKDSPRNGVESRHDSKDSPRNGVESRHDSKDSPLNGVESRHDSKDSPRNGVESRHDSKDSPRNGVESRHDSKDSPRNGVESRHDSKDSPRNGVESRHDSKDSPLNGVESRHDSKERLSHQNPPELLPRQDSKDRTRNGMDSRHDNKERMDQPPELLPRQDSKDRTRNGIDLRHDSKVRMDQPPELLPRQDSKDRTRNGMDSRQDSNERMDQPPELLPRQKSKDSPRNGLECRRNSKDRDRESYGLESRHEGKERSYNGMEPSTLPRQEIKESDRNGLEARRDSKDRNCNGSELPPQRDSYGKSANGVDLRCVNKDRVGHSSEALPRRDVRDRGTYSVEQSKAQARNGVSGQQQSSTATPTRHGRPAGSPPMVFGSGNTELKPALTKYGHSSSGPVTPSPLGTPQRQASEAQASQMPWKCGDSTMLEQIERKRSLCMEIRSRQRPDRNPPDRNLCKQDSMPTLPIWGKSNGAKKIRPPPYPTQTTVFWDTAI; from the exons ATGGGCTCCATGACCATGCCAGCCCCCCCACAGCTTGCTTGCGGGCCGGGCTTTGCCGTGCGCTCCCAGTCACTACACTCGGTGGGCGGGGGCAGTAACggcggtggagaggaggaggtgggcaGCCCCACCTCCCGCAAGCAGCCCCCACCCAAACCCAGGAGGGACCCGGCTACCAAGCTGAGCATTTCCTCTGAGACAGTGGACCACAGCCCCACCTTGGTCTGCAGGGGCTGCAGGGCCAATCCGGATG CGCCACAAGGCTGCGGCGAAGACTGCAAGAGGGTTCCTCCGCCCAAACCCAGGAGGAACCCCAACACCCAGCTGAGCACCTCCTTCGATGATTCCTGCATCAGGAAGCACATTGGCTCCAAGAGTCACTCCCCCTCTGCCGAGCGCGAGTGCAACCCCTCGCCACCGAGCGACGAGAGCCCCAGCCACCACTCCGACTCGGATGAGCCTGTCTACATCGAGATGGGCGCCAGTGTTGGGGGCGGCGGGCACACAGAGGCACCCAAGAGTGAGGACGAGGAGCCGGGAGAGTCTGTGTACGAGGAGATGAAGTACCCTCTCCTGGATGATATGGACTACTGCTGGGACCCCCCGGGATGCCGCTCTGCCTGCCCCACCCCGGCGCTCCTGGACCCAGAGCCCCTCAACCGCTGCTCCACCCCGCGTAACATCCCCCTCTGCGACATCCCTGCGCCGTTCCCCAACTTGCTCACCCACCGGCCGCCCCTCCTGGTGTTCCCCCCGGCGCCGGCCCAGTGCTCGCCAAACTCGGACGAGTCCCCGCTCACCCCTCTGGATCCCCTGACGAAGCTGTCCATGATGGACAACCCCTGCGCCTACAACAAGTCGCCCACCTCCTCTTCCGAGCCCCCCTTGGCGCACCTCCGCAGGGAGCTGACAGCCACGCCCACCCTGACCGTGTCGGGACGCTCGTCGGCTCCACCCCTGCCCTGCACCCTCTACAAGTCCTCAGCCTCCTCAGCCCACGGCTATCAGCGCAGCCACTCAGCCTGCCCCTCTCCCGTCAGCATGGGCCGCTGCCTCACGCCGCTTAGCCTGATGCGCACACCGCCCTTCGACGCCCCCATGCCCTTCCCGGACAGCGCCTCCACCACGCCCCATGGAAAGGGCTCGCCCCCACAGGACTGCGTGGCTGGGGGCAGACTGCATGGGTCGATGCAGAATGTGTCCACGGGACGCTCACGCACACCGACTAGCCCCCTGGACGAGCTGACCAACCTGTTCACCGCCGGCAGGAACATGATGAAGAAGAACACCGGCGGCAGGAAGTCCAAGGAGCCCAGGGAGA CCGAATCCAAGAGTAAGTCTCACAGTGAGTCAAAACGTGATGGCAAGGAGCGGCACAGTCACAAGGAGTCCAAACGGGAGAGGAAGGATCGTAGCAAAGAGTCTTCTTCTCACTTACGCAACACCAAGGACAGGAGCTGTAGCAGCGTGGAGCCGCTGCCCAGGCGATATAGCAGAGACCGGGGTTGTAACAGTGTGGAGCCGCTGCCCAGGCGATATAGCAGAGACCGGGGTTGTAACAGTGTGGAGCCCTTGCCTATGAAAATGGACAGTAAAGGCAGAGGATGTAAAAGTGTGGAACTCCCGCCTGTCAGACGGGACAGCAAAGACAGAAGTGTCCACGGCATGGAGCCGTTACTACAACTGGACAACAAAGACTCTCCCCGGAATGATGTGGAGTCCAGACATGACAGCAAAGACTCTCCCCGGAATGGTGTGGAGTCCAGACATGACAGCAAAGACTCTCCCCGGAATGGTGCGGAGTCCAGAAATGACAGCAAAGACTCTCCCCGGAATGGTGTGGAGTCCAGACATGACAGCAAAGACTCTCCCCGGAATGGTGTGGAGTCCAGACATGACAGCAAAGACTCTCCCCGGAATGGTGTGGAGTCCAGACATGACAGCAAAGACTCTCCCCTGAATGGTGTGGAGTCCAGACATGACAGCAAAGACTCTCCCCGGAATGGTGTGGAGTCCAGACATGACAGCAAAGACTCTCCCCGGAATGGTGTGGAGTCCAGACATGACAGCAAAGACTCTCCCCGGAATGGTGTGGAGTCCAGACATGACAGCAAAGACTCTCCCCGGAATGGTGTGGAGTCCAGACATGACAGCAAAGACTCTCCCCTGAATGGTGTGGAGTCCAGACATGACAGCAAAGAAAGGCTCAGCCACCAGAACCCACCGGAACTTCTACCCAGGCAAGATAGCAAAGACCGAACCAGGAACGGAATGGATTCGAGACATGACAACAAAGAACGAATGGATCAGCCACCAGAACTTCTACCCAGGCAAGATAGCAAAGACCGAACCAGGAACGGAATTGATTTGAGACATGACAGCAAAGTACGAATGGATCAGCCACCAGAGCTCCTACCAAGGCAAGATAGCAAAGACCGAACCAGGAACGGAATGGATTCGAGACAAGACAGCAACGAACGAATGGACCAGCCACCAGAGCTCCTACCCAGACAAAAAAGCAAAGATTCACCCAGAAATGGCCTTGAGTGCAGACGTAATAgcaaagacagagacagggagagctaCGGCCTAGAGTCTAGACATGAGGGCAAAGAACGAAGTTACAATGGAATGGAGCCCTCTACCTTACCCCGACAGGAAATCAAAGAGTCAGACAGAAATGGCCTTGAAGCCAGGCGTGACAGCAAGGACAGAAACTGCAATGGCTCAGAGCTGCCCCCCCAGCGCGACAGCTACGGCAAGAGTGCCAATGGGGTAGATCTTAGGTGCGTCAATAAAGACCGGGTTGGCCATAGCTCAGAGGCCTTGCCCAGGCGTGATGTCAGAGATAGGGGGACCTATAGCGTGGAGCAATCAAAAGCACAAGCGAGGAACGGTGTATCAGGGCAACAACAATCATCGACTGCCACACCAACTCGGCATGGGAGACCTGCTGGCAGTCCGCCAATGGTGTTTGGAAGTGGCAATACAG AGCTGAAACCAGCACTTACGAAGTATGGCCACTCCTCCTCTGGCCCAGTTACACCCTCTCCTTTAGGGACCCCACAGAGGCAAGCATCAGAGGCACAG GCGTCCCAGATGCCGTGGAAGTGTGGGGACAGCACCATGCTGGAGCAGATCGAGAGGAAACGCTCCCTGTGCATGGAGATCCGCTCCAGGCAGCGGCCAGACAGGAACCCCCCGGACAGGAACCTCTGTAAGCAGGACAGCATGCCTACCCTCCCCATCTGGGGGAAGAGCAACGGGGCCAAAAAGATCCGACCTCCCCCCTACCCAACACAAACCACCGTGTTCTGGGACACAGCCATCTGA